In Pieris napi chromosome 2, ilPieNapi1.2, whole genome shotgun sequence, the following proteins share a genomic window:
- the LOC125061048 gene encoding uncharacterized protein LOC125061048 encodes MCDEPLVPLPVERWPELKDVFKRDWPRGICGYGVLDIEELMINNGADYGFKAYVPYGDMCNGLVGINVKGNFFELIIQPTKEVTIGLVNALKHTKLINWKSPIELAFSRIDVADTFKSILHEKRLFIKGITTTETFYIEDDAPYFDVELPPELTFEMMTDKHAYISNDTWPHKYSGSIWYYQLLIKAKLGYGLFKNGELVAWCYVKEMGALGHLYTLEAHRRKGYGELVLKLISNTLRREGRVVFAFCVAGNVAARNLYSKLGFTSSGDLKWCHTKPIVE; translated from the exons ATGTGTGACGAACCTTTAGTACCTCTACCGGTGGAGCGATGGCCAGAGCTCAAAGATGTGTTTAAAAGAGACTGGCCTCGGGGTATATGTGGCTATGGAGTTCTGGACATTGAAGAATTAATGATCAATAACGGAGCTGATTACGGTTTCAAAGCATATGTGCCTTATGGGGACATGTGCAATGGTCTGGTCGGAATAAATGTAAAG GGAAACTTCTTTGAATTAATTATCCAACCCACAAAAGAGGTCACGATCGGCCTTGTGAATGCTCTGAAACATACGAAACTTATAAACTGGAAGAGTCCGATAGAATTGGCATTTTCTCGTATAGACGTGGCGGACACTTTCAAATCTATTTTACATGAGAAGAGGTTGTTTATTAAAGGTATTACAACAactgaaacattttatattgagGATGATGCGCCTTATTTCGACGTTGA ATTACCCCCAGAGCTAACGTTCGAGATGATGACCGATAAACATGCTTATATATCCAACGACACTTGGCCCCACAAATATTCAGGCTCGATTTGGTACTACCAGCTATTAATCAAAGCCAAGCTTGGTTATGGCCTGTTTAAAAATGGAGAACTGGTTGCTTGGTGCTATGTCAAGGAAATGGGAGCCCTAGGGCATTTGTACACCCTTGAGGCTCATAGAAGAAAAGGATATGGAGAGTTGGTCCTAAAACTCATATCGAACACATTGAGGAGAGAGGGAAGAGTTGTTTTCGCGTTTTGTGTAGCTGGAAATGTCGCCGCCCGAAATCTATATTCCAAATTAGGGTTTACCTCTAGTGGGGATCTTAAATGGTGTCACACCAAGCCCATTGTGGAATAA